One window from the genome of Ensifer canadensis encodes:
- a CDS encoding LacI family DNA-binding transcriptional regulator: protein MVTIKEIAKSVGVSSATVSRVLNYDPALSISPAKRQAIIETAEALNYETPRNRNKANGQAAPSLLTKLVIVHFLEPSDEIADPYYVGVRLGIESRCRDLRTEIVKVFHSDALPEASLLAGASGVIVIGKHSDNEIAWLSKNAPHVIFADFDPRSDLIDSVFSDVGLATCKILDALKSSGYKRIGFIGSHENLNGTVQHFAERRCVAYIDWHKKNGTFAPELLALSDCSSGQSLRLETGYRLARDLLSLTDRPDVIVTSNDNMAIGTYRAIQEFGLSIPADIGVISFNDIPVAQFLTPSLTTVRIHGEHIGETAVDLLLERLSGRSYGKQVRIATELVWRDSCRKPLESLSL, encoded by the coding sequence ATGGTCACTATCAAGGAAATCGCCAAGAGTGTTGGCGTGTCGTCGGCTACGGTTTCGAGGGTGCTCAACTACGACCCCGCCCTGTCGATCTCACCGGCAAAACGGCAAGCGATCATCGAGACGGCCGAGGCTCTGAACTATGAGACCCCGCGCAATCGCAACAAGGCGAACGGACAGGCTGCCCCCAGCCTTTTGACCAAGCTCGTCATCGTGCATTTTCTCGAGCCTTCGGACGAGATTGCCGACCCCTATTACGTCGGCGTGCGGCTTGGCATCGAAAGCCGCTGCCGCGACCTGAGGACGGAGATCGTCAAGGTCTTCCATTCAGACGCGCTGCCTGAGGCGTCCCTGCTTGCAGGCGCATCGGGTGTCATCGTCATAGGCAAGCATTCCGACAACGAGATCGCATGGCTGAGCAAGAATGCTCCACATGTCATTTTTGCCGATTTCGACCCGAGGAGCGACCTTATCGACAGCGTGTTTTCCGATGTGGGGCTCGCCACGTGCAAGATCCTCGACGCTCTGAAGTCCAGCGGATACAAGCGCATCGGCTTTATCGGCAGCCACGAGAACCTCAACGGCACTGTCCAGCATTTCGCCGAGCGCCGATGTGTGGCCTATATCGACTGGCACAAGAAGAACGGCACCTTCGCGCCTGAGCTTTTGGCGCTCTCCGATTGCTCATCGGGTCAGAGCCTCCGGCTCGAAACCGGCTATCGTCTCGCGCGCGATTTGCTGTCGCTCACTGACCGGCCGGATGTGATCGTGACATCCAACGACAACATGGCAATCGGCACCTATCGGGCGATCCAGGAATTCGGCCTTTCGATCCCGGCCGACATTGGCGTCATATCCTTTAACGACATTCCCGTTGCCCAGTTCCTGACGCCGTCGCTGACCACGGTGCGCATCCATGGCGAACATATCGGCGAGACGGCTGTCGATCTGTTGCTCGAGCGACTTTCAGGCCGCAGCTACGGCAAGCAGGTACGCATCGCCACGGAACTCGTTTGGCGCGACAGCTGCCGAAAGCCCCTGGAATCCTTGTCATTGTGA
- a CDS encoding winged helix-turn-helix transcriptional regulator — MILYDLLKGTLRFNALKRELGDCSQRLLIKQLRELAKDGLVERKVFAVIPPQGGPGEVTGGENRCQHLKC, encoded by the coding sequence ATGATCCTGTATGATCTTCTCAAGGGTACCTTGCGGTTCAATGCCCTGAAAAGAGAACTCGGTGACTGCTCACAGCGGCTCCTGATCAAGCAGCTAAGGGAACTCGCAAAGGATGGCCTAGTCGAACGCAAGGTGTTCGCAGTCATCCCGCCACAGGGAGGTCCGGGCGAAGTAACGGGCGGCGAAAACCGATGCCAGCACCTGAAATGCTAA
- a CDS encoding AI-2E family transporter, whose product MEPNVTIPERAPSLLRMLDAALQIGLVALLIFACSRIILPFAGILLWSVILAVMLYPLHQRLVDRVGNRWSATLIGLVSVALLLVPLVMVVASLGSSILEFVSGLQDSSLTVPPPPTWLADLPLVGQKLTETWALVATNMPAALAKYGKMLGGIASWLASFAGGLAAGQLSFVLSFAVAAVLIAYGEGATEFARRLLERITGSKAQGTRLVAMTAATIRGVAVGVVGVAVIQSLLIGIGFFAIGLSAAGVLTLLVLLFAIVQVPAVLVTLPVIAYVLATEATTPAIIFSIWTIIAGLSDNLLKPLMLGRGLDVPMPIILIGVIGGMIADGLLGLFVGPVLLAVGYVLLMEWLRDEPIEGGPRIEYPPP is encoded by the coding sequence ATGGAGCCGAACGTGACAATCCCTGAGCGCGCGCCGTCGCTCTTGAGAATGCTCGACGCTGCACTTCAGATCGGACTCGTAGCCTTACTGATCTTTGCCTGTAGCCGCATCATATTGCCCTTTGCTGGCATCCTGCTCTGGTCGGTCATCCTCGCGGTCATGCTCTATCCGCTGCACCAACGATTGGTCGACCGGGTTGGCAATCGCTGGTCGGCGACGTTAATCGGGTTGGTCAGCGTTGCGCTGCTGCTGGTTCCATTGGTCATGGTTGTGGCGTCGCTTGGATCTTCCATACTTGAGTTCGTCTCGGGCTTGCAAGACAGCAGCCTGACGGTGCCGCCGCCGCCGACATGGCTTGCCGACCTCCCGCTGGTCGGCCAGAAACTGACCGAGACATGGGCTCTCGTTGCGACAAACATGCCGGCGGCGCTTGCCAAGTACGGCAAGATGCTGGGTGGAATTGCATCATGGCTGGCGTCGTTCGCGGGCGGTTTGGCCGCCGGTCAGCTGTCATTCGTGCTTTCGTTCGCAGTCGCTGCCGTGCTCATCGCCTATGGCGAGGGCGCCACCGAGTTCGCCAGACGTCTGTTGGAACGTATCACCGGCAGCAAGGCACAAGGTACCCGGCTGGTTGCAATGACGGCCGCGACGATTCGAGGTGTGGCGGTCGGCGTAGTCGGCGTGGCCGTCATCCAGTCGCTGCTGATCGGGATAGGCTTTTTTGCAATAGGTCTTTCGGCAGCCGGAGTTTTGACGCTTTTGGTGCTATTGTTTGCCATCGTGCAGGTGCCGGCGGTGTTGGTAACGCTACCTGTCATAGCCTATGTTCTTGCGACGGAAGCGACCACGCCGGCGATCATCTTTTCGATCTGGACCATCATTGCCGGGCTCAGCGACAACCTCCTCAAGCCATTGATGCTCGGCCGCGGACTTGACGTTCCAATGCCGATCATTCTGATCGGTGTAATCGGCGGCATGATCGCTGACGGGCTTCTCGGCCTGTTTGTGGGCCCTGTGCTCCTGGCTGTTGGCTATGTACTGCTCATGGAGTGGCTGCGGGACGAACCCATTGAGGGCGGGCCGCGAATTGAATATCCGCCTCCATGA
- a CDS encoding HlyD family secretion protein, translating to MASDATEAPHNDAPNTVSAPVKEKNPQRTVAITVLLMALLLFVVTVFMERRTPSSSQATVSAYVVGVAPEVTGRVIEVGVTDNSAVTSGQMLFRLDPEQYRLAVAEAEARLAGVGQTIGASTAAVDVAQAKVVETKAVRVNVQDQATRAMELVRRGIYAQAKYDEAAAALDQADAGVDAATAELVRAQEELGPAGKDNPQLKEALAALETAQLDLLRTTVSAPAEGVVTNLQLSVGGMLSAGESAMTFIDTGTIWITAAFKENSLEMVAAGDRAEVLFDVLPGQIFAGTVEGIGMGVAQGSVDPATGLPKISTDTGWVRTPQSFPVRLVLDEGRPKGVRYGSQANVVIYTGDHPITNALGSLWIRILSVLTYVS from the coding sequence ATGGCGTCGGATGCAACTGAGGCCCCTCATAATGATGCTCCAAATACAGTGAGCGCGCCTGTTAAAGAGAAAAACCCGCAGCGCACGGTCGCAATCACTGTGCTCCTGATGGCTTTGCTTCTGTTCGTCGTGACGGTGTTCATGGAGCGGCGCACTCCTTCTTCCTCGCAGGCGACCGTCAGTGCATACGTCGTTGGCGTAGCGCCGGAGGTTACCGGGCGGGTCATTGAAGTGGGCGTGACCGACAACAGCGCCGTGACGTCCGGCCAGATGCTGTTTCGTCTGGACCCGGAACAGTACCGGCTCGCCGTTGCGGAGGCGGAAGCACGCCTTGCAGGGGTAGGTCAGACGATCGGCGCTTCGACGGCGGCCGTCGATGTCGCCCAGGCCAAGGTGGTGGAGACGAAGGCAGTGCGCGTCAACGTCCAGGATCAAGCCACCCGCGCCATGGAACTTGTCAGGCGCGGAATCTACGCCCAGGCGAAGTATGATGAGGCCGCAGCCGCGCTGGATCAGGCAGATGCAGGCGTGGATGCAGCCACAGCCGAGCTCGTGCGGGCTCAGGAGGAGCTTGGGCCTGCGGGAAAGGACAATCCACAGCTTAAGGAGGCGCTCGCGGCGCTTGAAACCGCTCAGCTTGATCTGCTGCGCACGACGGTTTCAGCGCCGGCGGAAGGCGTCGTCACCAATCTTCAGCTTTCCGTCGGTGGTATGCTTAGCGCTGGCGAGAGTGCAATGACTTTCATCGATACCGGCACGATCTGGATCACCGCCGCGTTTAAGGAAAACAGCCTTGAGATGGTTGCCGCCGGCGACCGTGCGGAGGTGCTTTTCGATGTTCTCCCCGGTCAGATTTTCGCCGGGACCGTTGAAGGCATCGGGATGGGAGTGGCTCAGGGGAGTGTCGACCCGGCAACGGGCCTGCCGAAGATTTCCACAGACACGGGATGGGTGCGAACACCGCAGAGCTTTCCCGTCCGCCTGGTCCTCGACGAAGGGCGGCCCAAGGGCGTTCGGTACGGTTCGCAGGCGAATGTGGTGATCTATACCGGGGACCACCCGATCACCAATGCGCTTGGCAGTCTCTGGATCCGAATTCTGTCGGTCCTGACCTATGTCAGCTGA
- a CDS encoding DUF2955 domain-containing protein, which translates to MSADTYLSHEEDRVNVKRKGLRIALAVAVGFSCSVYSGAIIPFLGPLFAAQFLIASDRPMPLQKALAVTLFILVVGALLQFVTMLTGDRPPVLLLLLGLIYFGCFYQQANGKGGPTIFLVLVIAVMVPLLTILNEDLGDTILMILVQGVVTGMLLMWLAYVFIPDKGSPTVKPATAATYPRAAHYAAANTTILLIAVVACLTREALATAIVIPITVVSLLSQFDATASTRAALGIVITNITGGVAASVAFGLLQLRPSLIFLFLLVLLAGLVFGGRAAMRAPAAKLYAGALTIFLLVFGTGVSPLPGSAAESFSTRVTYILVAIAFATFMTTLLWPRQEGSRD; encoded by the coding sequence ATGTCAGCTGACACGTATCTTTCGCACGAGGAGGACCGCGTCAATGTAAAGCGCAAGGGTCTGCGCATAGCGCTTGCCGTTGCGGTCGGCTTTTCCTGCTCAGTCTATTCGGGGGCTATCATCCCCTTCCTTGGGCCATTGTTTGCAGCACAGTTTCTCATCGCCAGTGATCGCCCTATGCCGTTGCAAAAGGCGTTAGCGGTCACTTTGTTTATTCTTGTCGTCGGGGCACTTCTGCAATTCGTAACGATGCTGACTGGCGACCGGCCGCCGGTTCTGTTGCTACTGCTTGGGCTGATTTACTTTGGATGTTTCTACCAGCAGGCGAACGGCAAGGGCGGCCCCACAATCTTTCTTGTTCTGGTCATTGCGGTTATGGTGCCGCTCCTCACAATTCTGAACGAGGATCTCGGCGACACCATTCTAATGATCCTGGTGCAGGGTGTGGTGACCGGAATGCTCTTGATGTGGCTGGCATATGTCTTTATCCCGGACAAAGGCAGCCCCACTGTTAAGCCGGCGACGGCAGCGACATATCCGCGTGCGGCACACTACGCTGCCGCCAACACCACCATACTCCTGATCGCGGTGGTTGCCTGTCTGACACGCGAAGCGCTAGCCACGGCGATTGTCATTCCGATAACAGTCGTGTCACTGCTCTCACAATTCGACGCAACAGCCAGCACGCGCGCGGCCCTGGGGATCGTGATAACCAATATCACTGGAGGCGTGGCCGCGTCCGTCGCATTCGGGCTGCTTCAGCTACGGCCGTCCCTCATTTTCCTCTTTCTATTGGTCCTGCTGGCCGGCCTGGTATTTGGCGGTCGTGCCGCCATGCGTGCGCCGGCCGCCAAACTTTACGCGGGCGCCTTGACGATCTTCCTCCTCGTATTCGGAACCGGCGTCTCACCGCTTCCGGGGTCTGCCGCCGAGTCCTTCTCCACCCGCGTCACTTACATACTGGTGGCCATCGCCTTTGCCACATTCATGACGACGTTGCTTTGGCCTCGGCAGGAAGGCAGTCGCGATTGA
- a CDS encoding methionyl-tRNA formyltransferase: MRVAFVGTVEGSRIALEALVSVGRPPGLLLTLPGAKAGRHSDHADLMPIARRAGIDVVETSDVNDEATLATLRQFAPDVILVIGWSQICGPQFRSIPARGCLGFHPAALPRLRGRGVIPWTILCNEKVTGSTLFWLDDGMDSGDILLQRLFDVAADETARTLYDKHTRNLSEMIVEATDFLEKGSAKGIQQDEQGASYCARRRAEDGLIDWRSSAVDIERLIRAVGDPYPGAFTFFGDRKIVVTRATVHPNAGKYIGLTGQVQVYTKAGFLVLCGDGNCLEVIDWQGDRPALHGKLTDGRPGL; the protein is encoded by the coding sequence ATGCGCGTCGCATTCGTCGGGACAGTCGAGGGTTCGAGGATCGCTCTTGAAGCGCTCGTGTCTGTGGGTCGCCCGCCCGGCCTGCTCCTCACCCTTCCCGGTGCAAAAGCAGGTCGACATTCGGATCATGCCGACCTTATGCCGATTGCGCGAAGAGCAGGGATCGATGTTGTCGAAACCTCTGATGTCAACGACGAGGCCACGCTTGCAACCCTCCGACAGTTCGCGCCCGATGTCATCCTTGTCATCGGGTGGTCTCAGATCTGCGGCCCCCAGTTTCGAAGCATCCCTGCACGCGGTTGCCTGGGTTTCCACCCGGCCGCCCTGCCAAGGCTACGGGGGCGGGGAGTCATCCCCTGGACGATACTCTGCAACGAAAAGGTCACGGGATCGACCCTCTTCTGGCTCGATGATGGCATGGATTCCGGCGACATCCTGCTGCAACGATTGTTCGATGTCGCCGCCGACGAGACCGCGCGGACCCTCTACGACAAGCATACGCGCAACCTGTCGGAGATGATCGTCGAGGCGACGGATTTTCTGGAGAAGGGCTCGGCGAAAGGTATCCAGCAAGACGAACAGGGCGCAAGCTATTGCGCGCGCCGAAGAGCCGAGGATGGGTTGATCGATTGGCGAAGTTCGGCCGTGGACATCGAGCGCCTCATTCGCGCCGTCGGCGATCCTTATCCCGGGGCATTCACCTTTTTCGGCGATCGCAAGATCGTTGTCACCCGCGCGACCGTGCACCCGAATGCGGGCAAATATATCGGCCTGACGGGCCAGGTCCAAGTGTACACGAAAGCCGGCTTCCTCGTCTTGTGTGGAGACGGCAATTGCCTGGAAGTCATTGACTGGCAGGGGGATCGGCCAGCGTTACATGGCAAGCTGACGGATGGCCGCCCGGGACTTTAG
- a CDS encoding ATP-grasp domain-containing protein, whose amino-acid sequence MSRRELCVLFSSAGRRVELIQCFRAAAARLDVTLRVIACDRRPELSAACHTADRAYAVPSCDDEAFIDAVADICRTENVDLVVPTIDPELLPFSLNTERFAEAGTRIHVSQPLVVEIARDKLRTMHTFHRAGLAVPRTDTLENARQAISDWTWPVFVKPRSGSASRSISMIRDPSALPKDCAEPMIVQEYLSGPEYTISMFIDRDGVARSCIAHERLSVRAGEVEKGRTVRLSELPALARGMAEALPDARGALCFQAIADATRGLQVIELNARFGGGYPLADHAGACFAQWLLEEVAGLPVSANDDWRDGVLMLRYDQALFDG is encoded by the coding sequence ATGAGCAGACGGGAGTTGTGCGTTCTCTTTTCTTCCGCCGGACGGCGGGTCGAACTCATCCAGTGCTTTCGCGCCGCGGCCGCGCGGCTTGATGTGACGCTGCGAGTAATCGCGTGTGACAGGAGGCCGGAGCTCAGTGCCGCCTGTCATACGGCCGATCGGGCATACGCCGTGCCCAGTTGTGACGACGAGGCGTTCATCGACGCCGTCGCCGACATCTGTCGAACAGAAAACGTCGATCTCGTGGTGCCGACAATCGATCCCGAATTGTTGCCGTTTTCCCTCAACACCGAGCGCTTCGCCGAGGCGGGAACACGGATCCATGTGAGCCAGCCCTTGGTGGTGGAAATCGCCCGGGACAAGCTGCGCACGATGCACACGTTCCACCGGGCGGGCCTCGCCGTCCCACGCACCGATACGCTGGAGAATGCCCGTCAGGCGATCTCCGACTGGACGTGGCCGGTCTTCGTCAAGCCGCGCTCAGGCAGCGCCAGTCGCTCCATCAGTATGATCCGCGACCCAAGCGCTCTTCCCAAGGATTGCGCCGAACCGATGATCGTCCAGGAATACCTCTCCGGCCCCGAATACACGATCAGCATGTTCATCGATCGTGATGGCGTGGCCCGATCTTGCATCGCACACGAACGGCTCTCGGTGCGGGCGGGCGAAGTCGAGAAGGGGCGAACTGTGCGCCTGTCGGAGCTTCCCGCGCTTGCGCGGGGGATGGCTGAGGCACTGCCCGACGCACGCGGCGCCCTCTGCTTTCAGGCAATCGCCGATGCAACCCGCGGATTGCAGGTAATCGAACTCAACGCGCGGTTCGGAGGCGGTTATCCGCTTGCCGATCACGCCGGGGCGTGTTTCGCGCAGTGGCTGCTTGAGGAAGTCGCCGGCCTTCCCGTCAGCGCCAACGACGATTGGCGAGATGGAGTACTCATGTTGCGCTATGATCAGGCTCTTTTTGACGGGTGA
- a CDS encoding HAD family hydrolase has translation MRSFARGIIFDLDDTLYLERDFVFSGFAAVGAWWQQRTGQTDFAVRCARLFAAGVRGQVFDLALAETEGEVDPSLIEQLVTIYRHHQPSISLAPDAARFLFDRPNDDFIGIITDGPVSTQRSKIKALGLEHKADLVLFTDAWGMSYRKPHPRAFEAVETASHLTAAQLTYVADNAIKDFVTPRTRGWQTVQILRDDRIHRCDAPTPMHQAQSRIVTFDELELALDRCP, from the coding sequence ATGCGCTCCTTTGCTCGCGGGATCATCTTTGATCTCGATGACACACTCTATTTAGAGCGCGACTTCGTCTTCAGCGGCTTTGCGGCTGTCGGCGCATGGTGGCAGCAAAGAACCGGACAGACCGATTTTGCTGTGCGGTGTGCCCGTCTTTTCGCGGCGGGAGTCAGGGGCCAGGTTTTCGATCTTGCGCTTGCGGAAACGGAGGGCGAGGTCGACCCTTCTCTGATAGAGCAACTGGTGACGATTTACCGGCACCATCAGCCATCAATCTCACTTGCCCCCGACGCGGCGCGTTTTTTGTTCGATCGCCCGAACGATGACTTCATCGGCATCATCACCGATGGACCAGTCTCGACCCAGCGTTCGAAAATCAAAGCCCTTGGACTCGAGCATAAAGCTGACCTCGTCCTCTTTACGGATGCCTGGGGCATGTCTTATCGCAAGCCACACCCAAGAGCATTCGAAGCTGTCGAGACTGCGTCGCATCTAACGGCAGCGCAACTCACCTATGTTGCCGACAATGCCATCAAGGATTTTGTCACGCCCCGAACAAGGGGCTGGCAGACCGTTCAAATCCTGCGCGACGATCGCATCCACCGGTGCGACGCGCCGACGCCGATGCACCAGGCACAATCACGAATCGTTACATTCGACGAACTCGAGTTAGCGCTCGACCGCTGTCCTTAA
- a CDS encoding nucleoside-diphosphate sugar epimerase/dehydratase — protein MNHRAIADSAAFPATARDAAITLAQLGVRKLKSAARGARKNAALYAVDLASAAIALFLALFLRYGPGGLSDRPDTMQILAWSSAQYLAVCAAMFPLSGLYSRNWKYGSISDLVIIIRAVVLTSLVLIALLFFSTRLTDMPRTVVPLQSLLLIAFLATSRLSFRADEFLPSKNKRSEKADADGHRHRVPLLLVGAGNAADLYLRALFRDPAAPYVPVACLDTSESQVGLMLHGVPIAGRLEDLEQVVADLRAEGKQPCHIVFTEPLSSFDETASGELLQAAERLGIAVSRLQSATEFKQTSNENPYELRSIEMTDLLERPQAALDKDAIRRLIAGRRVLITGAGGSIGSELTRQIAACGPAEIVLVDNTEFNLYSIDLCLKEEFPEIRHSNCLGSVRRSQRVNEIFEAHLPELVFHAAALKHVPMVQINPCEGVLTNVIGTMNVANAAKRFGALAMVQVSTDKVVNSSSIMGMTKRLAELYCQALDLDGVTSGQGPRFMTVRFGNVLGSSGSLIPLFKHQLAKGGPLTVTDARMTRFFMTIREAVELTLQASAYGFQKQIGQGEIFVLDMGEPVKIIDIARRMIRLAGFVPDKDIMIEIVGSRPGEKLFEELFDPTDKRIQSAIPGVLGAVPQPVPSSVLKSAFNRMQRDAERCDESSVLAAIAQLLPNAEIPQDMISAARAARRSTGRSVGVIALGKKTAVRPQTTSRPRQ, from the coding sequence ATGAATCATCGAGCCATCGCAGACAGCGCAGCGTTCCCGGCAACTGCCCGGGACGCCGCGATCACACTTGCGCAGCTTGGCGTCAGGAAACTCAAATCGGCCGCTCGTGGCGCACGAAAGAACGCTGCTCTCTATGCGGTGGATTTGGCATCCGCTGCGATCGCGCTTTTCCTCGCACTATTCCTGCGGTATGGGCCTGGAGGCCTGAGCGATCGCCCCGATACGATGCAGATCCTGGCTTGGTCGTCTGCCCAGTATTTGGCGGTCTGCGCGGCCATGTTCCCGCTCTCGGGTCTCTACAGTCGAAACTGGAAATACGGGTCAATCAGCGACCTCGTGATTATCATCCGCGCGGTGGTCCTGACCTCGCTCGTGCTCATCGCCCTTTTGTTCTTTTCGACACGCCTCACCGATATGCCGCGAACTGTCGTGCCGCTGCAATCGCTGCTTTTGATTGCCTTCCTTGCGACCTCCCGCTTAAGCTTCCGCGCAGACGAATTCCTGCCTTCCAAAAACAAGCGTTCGGAAAAGGCCGACGCCGATGGCCATCGCCACCGCGTTCCCCTGCTTCTGGTTGGAGCCGGCAACGCCGCGGATCTCTATCTACGCGCTTTGTTTCGCGATCCGGCGGCGCCCTATGTGCCGGTCGCCTGTCTCGACACGAGTGAATCTCAAGTTGGCCTGATGCTGCATGGGGTACCGATCGCAGGCAGGCTCGAGGATCTGGAACAGGTCGTCGCCGATCTCAGGGCCGAGGGCAAGCAACCCTGCCATATCGTTTTCACCGAACCCCTGTCGTCCTTCGATGAGACGGCTTCGGGCGAGTTACTCCAAGCCGCCGAACGCCTTGGGATCGCAGTCTCGCGGCTGCAAAGCGCTACGGAGTTCAAGCAGACCAGCAACGAGAACCCATACGAGCTCCGATCGATCGAAATGACAGACCTGCTCGAACGGCCGCAGGCCGCCCTCGACAAGGACGCCATCAGGCGCTTGATTGCCGGCCGGCGAGTTCTTATCACTGGGGCAGGCGGGTCGATCGGCAGCGAACTTACCCGCCAGATCGCCGCTTGCGGCCCGGCCGAGATCGTCCTGGTCGACAATACCGAATTCAATCTCTATTCGATCGACCTGTGCCTAAAGGAAGAGTTTCCGGAGATCCGCCATTCGAACTGCCTTGGCAGCGTTCGGCGCAGCCAGAGGGTCAATGAGATCTTCGAAGCGCACTTGCCGGAACTGGTCTTCCACGCCGCCGCGCTCAAACATGTGCCCATGGTTCAGATCAATCCCTGCGAAGGCGTCCTGACCAATGTCATCGGCACCATGAACGTCGCGAACGCAGCCAAGCGGTTCGGTGCACTCGCCATGGTGCAGGTGTCTACCGACAAGGTGGTGAACTCCTCCAGCATAATGGGCATGACGAAACGGCTTGCCGAACTCTATTGCCAGGCGCTCGATCTCGATGGTGTCACAAGCGGGCAGGGACCCCGCTTCATGACCGTTCGCTTCGGCAACGTGCTTGGATCAAGCGGATCCCTTATCCCGCTCTTTAAGCATCAGTTGGCCAAGGGCGGTCCGTTGACGGTCACGGACGCGAGAATGACGCGTTTCTTCATGACCATCCGAGAGGCCGTCGAGCTGACGCTTCAGGCATCGGCTTACGGTTTTCAGAAGCAGATAGGCCAAGGCGAAATCTTCGTTCTCGACATGGGCGAGCCTGTGAAGATCATTGACATCGCTCGACGCATGATCCGTCTGGCGGGCTTCGTGCCGGACAAGGACATCATGATCGAGATCGTTGGATCCCGACCGGGCGAAAAGCTGTTCGAGGAACTGTTCGATCCGACCGATAAGCGCATCCAGTCGGCCATCCCCGGCGTGCTTGGAGCGGTCCCTCAACCCGTGCCCTCTTCGGTGTTGAAGAGCGCATTCAATCGTATGCAGCGCGATGCCGAACGATGTGACGAGAGTTCTGTTCTGGCAGCGATCGCGCAATTGTTGCCGAATGCGGAAATCCCCCAAGACATGATTTCCGCAGCAAGGGCGGCTCGTCGATCGACCGGTCGCAGTGTTGGCGTTATCGCGCTCGGCAAAAAGACGGCGGTGCGGCCGCAGACCACCAGCAGGCCGCGTCAGTAG
- a CDS encoding glycosyltransferase, with protein sequence MAGIPVLHCITGLNVGGAEYMLARFGAKLAQTHYDPSVLSLMSPGPIARDLQAANIDVATLQMNQSRPGPRALVRLRAIVRSSRPSLLHGWMYHGNVAASLGALLGERQPTIWSIHHSIANLASEKLLTRAVIRLSASLSHRTSAISYCSRVSADQHEALGFDPDKRRIIPNGVDCDQFRPRPDARRYLCDTLSVPTERFLVGNVARAHPMKDHGTFVRAIATLRSLGLDAHGILIGDGHENGIVRHLAAELGITPMITVSNARADIDRLMPGLDLFMLSSAWGEAFPLVVAEAMASGVPAIATDVGDCAWLLGDRQMVVEPENADGLAKLAASILCLSQSARRQLGERARRRVVERFSLRSYVDSHLALYDEILDQQATNAARQIGWQAPVNAARRMR encoded by the coding sequence ATGGCAGGGATCCCCGTACTTCATTGCATCACGGGGCTGAATGTCGGCGGTGCGGAATACATGCTCGCGCGCTTTGGCGCAAAGCTCGCTCAAACGCATTACGACCCTTCCGTGCTGTCGCTGATGTCGCCCGGCCCGATCGCGCGCGATTTGCAAGCGGCCAACATCGATGTCGCGACACTCCAAATGAACCAGTCTCGACCAGGCCCTCGTGCCTTGGTCAGACTGCGTGCGATCGTGAGATCGTCTCGCCCGAGCCTGCTTCACGGATGGATGTATCACGGCAATGTCGCAGCATCGCTCGGAGCGCTGCTCGGCGAGCGACAGCCCACCATATGGAGCATTCACCACTCCATCGCCAACCTCGCCTCAGAGAAACTGCTGACACGTGCCGTTATCCGGCTGAGCGCTTCCCTTTCCCATCGCACAAGCGCAATTTCCTACTGTTCGCGGGTGTCGGCCGACCAGCACGAAGCGCTGGGTTTCGATCCGGACAAGCGGCGTATCATTCCAAACGGTGTCGATTGCGATCAGTTTCGCCCACGGCCCGACGCGCGACGGTATCTCTGCGACACGCTCTCAGTGCCCACTGAGCGCTTTCTTGTCGGCAATGTCGCGCGCGCACATCCGATGAAGGACCATGGCACCTTCGTGCGTGCAATCGCCACGCTTCGCAGCCTGGGGCTTGATGCTCACGGGATCCTGATCGGCGACGGCCACGAAAATGGGATCGTCCGACATTTGGCGGCCGAACTCGGCATAACACCGATGATCACCGTCTCAAACGCACGTGCGGACATTGACCGCCTGATGCCGGGCCTCGACCTATTCATGCTGTCGTCGGCTTGGGGGGAAGCATTTCCACTGGTCGTGGCTGAAGCAATGGCCAGTGGCGTGCCGGCGATCGCCACCGATGTCGGAGACTGCGCATGGCTGCTAGGAGACCGGCAGATGGTCGTTGAACCGGAAAACGCAGATGGCCTTGCAAAACTTGCCGCGTCGATCCTCTGCCTGTCGCAAAGCGCCCGGCGGCAACTGGGAGAACGCGCGCGTAGGCGCGTCGTCGAGCGGTTCTCCCTGAGATCCTACGTCGACAGCCACCTCGCGCTCTACGACGAGATCCTCGACCAGCAAGCCACCAATGCGGCGCGGCAAATTGGGTGGCAGGCACCGGTCAACGCAGCCCGTCGTATGCGGTAG